The following proteins are encoded in a genomic region of Apteryx mantelli isolate bAptMan1 chromosome 37, bAptMan1.hap1, whole genome shotgun sequence:
- the GNG3 gene encoding guanine nucleotide-binding protein G(I)/G(S)/G(O) subunit gamma-3 isoform X2 encodes MQAGWSLPLRGVQRGGLETQTARAPMKGETPVNSTMSIGQARKMVEQLKIEASMCRIKVSKAAADLMTYCDAHACEDPLITPVPTSENPFREKKFFCALL; translated from the exons ATGCAGGCGGGGTGGAGCCTGCCGCTTCGGGGGGTGCAACGGGGGGGCCTGGAGACACAGACGGCGAG ggcccccatgaaGGGCGAGACCCCTGTGAACAGCACCATGAGCATCGGGCAGGCCCGCAAGATGGTGGAGCAGCTGAAGATCGAGGCCAGCATGTGCCGGATCAAG GTCTCCAAGGCCGCCGCCGACCTGATGACGTACTGCGACGCGCACGCCTGCGAGGACCCACTCATCACGCCCGTCCCCACCTCTGAAAACCCCTTCAGGGAGAAGAAGTTCTTCTGCGCCCTGCTCTGA
- the LOC106491464 gene encoding adenylosuccinate synthetase isozyme 2-like, translating to MDADLVCRCQGGNNAGHTVVVDAIEYDFHLLPSGVLNRRATSFIGNGVVIHLPGLFEEAEKNLKKGPGLEGWESRTVISDRAHIVFDFHQAVDGIQEQQRQQQDGKNLGTTKKGIGPVYASKASRTGLRICDLLADFGQFSKKFEALAQQYKATYPALTIDTEAELQQLKVYAEKIRPLVKDGVYFMHQALHGPPKKILVEGANAALLDIDFGTYPFVTSSNCTVGGVCTGLGVPPRYIGKVYGVVKAYTTRVGVGTFPTEQDNEIGELLQSRGREFGVTTGRKRRCGWLDLVLVRYAHMINGFSALALTKLDILDTFPEIKVGVEYCLDGKPIPYFPANQELLNRVSVRYETLPGWQRSTEQARGFADLPPQAQGYVRFVEQHLGVPVKWVGVGKFRESIIKVF from the exons ATGGACGCCGACCTGGTGTGCCGCTGCCAG GGCGGGAACAACGCGGGACACACCGTGGTGGTGGACGCGATCGAGTACGACTTCCACCTGCTGCCCAGCGGCGTCCTCAACCGCCGAGCCACCTCCTTCATCG GGAACGGAGTTGTCATCCACTTACCGGGACTCTTTGAGGAGGCTGAGAAGAACCTGAAGAAGGGACCTG GCCTGGAGGGCTGGGAGTCCCGCACCGTCATCTCCGACAGAGCCCACATCG TTTTTGACTTCCACCAGGCTGTGGACGGGATCCAGGAGCAGCAACGGCAGCAGCAGGATGGCAAAAA CTTGGGAACCACCAAGAAGGGGATTGGTCCTGTCTACGCCTCCAAGGCCTCCCGCACGGGGCTGCGTATCTGCGACCTGCTGGCTGACTTCGGGCAGTTCTCCAAGAA GTTCGAGGCTCTGGCCCAGCAGTACAAGGCGACGTACCCTGCCCTGACCATTGACAcggaagctgagctgcagcagctgaag GTCTACGCTGAGAAGATCCGTCCCCTGGTGAAAGATGGGGTTTACTTCATGCACCAAGCGCTTCACGGCCCCCCTAAGAAGATCCTAGTGGAAGGGGCGAACGCTGCTTTGCTGGACATCGACTTCG GAACGTACCCGTTCGTGACGTCCTCCAACTGCACGGTGGGAGGGGTGTGCACCGGCCTTGGCGTCCCGCCGCGCTACATCGGGAAGGTCTACGGCGTGGTGAAGGCCTACACCACCCGTGTGGGCGTGGGGACCTTCCCCACGGAGCAGGACAAC GAGATCGGGGAGCTGCTCCAGTCGCGGGGCCGGGAGTTCGGGGTGACGACGGGCCGCAAGCGCCGCTGCGGGTGGCTGGACCTGGTGCTGGTCCGATACGCCCACATGATCAACGGCTTCAGCGC CCTGGCCCTCACCAAGCTCGACATCCTGGACACCTTCCCCGAGATCAAAGTCGGAGTCGAGTACTGCCTGGACGGGAAGCCCATTCCCTACTTCCCAG CCAACCAGGAGCTGCTGAACCGCGTGTCGGTGCGCTACGAGACGCTGCCCGGCTGGCAGCGCAGCACCGAGCAGGCCCGGGGCTTTGCCGACTTGCCCCCCCAGGCCCAGGGCTACGTGCGCTTCGTCGAGCAGCACCTCGGGGTGCCAG TGAAGTGGGTCGGCGTGGGCAAGTTCCGCGAGTCCATCATCAAGGTCTTCTGA